Proteins from one Parasteatoda tepidariorum isolate YZ-2023 chromosome 4, CAS_Ptep_4.0, whole genome shotgun sequence genomic window:
- the LOC107449006 gene encoding small ribosomal subunit protein uS13 — protein sequence MSLVIPEKFQHILRVMNTNIDGRRKVMFALTAIKGVGRRFSNLVCKKADVDLNKRAGELSDEEVEKLITIMSNPRQYKIPDWFLNRQKDIKDGKFSQVTSNGLENKLREDLERLKKIRAHRGLRHYWGLRVRGQHTKTTGRRGRTVGVSKKKN from the exons ATG TCTTTGGTAATACCTGAAAAATTTCAACACATTCTTCGTGTTATGAACACGAATATTGATGGCAGAAGAAAAGTTATGTTTGCGTTGACCGCTATTAAg gGTGTTGGTCGAAGGTTCTCCAATTTAGTATGCAAGAAAGCAGATGTAGATTTAAACAAAAGAGCAGGAGAGCTTTCTGATGAAGag GTGGAAAAATTGATCACAATTATGTCTAATCCCCGGCAATACAAAATTCCAGATTGGTTTCTAAACAGGCAAAAGGACATTAAGGATGGTAAATTCAGCCAAGTTACTTCAAACGGTTTAGAAAACAAACTTCGTGAAGATTTGGAGCGTCTTAAGAAAATCCGAGCTCATAGAGGATTGAGACATTACTGGGG cctACGTGTTAGAGGTCAACACACAAAGACAACTGGAAGAAGAGGCAGAACAGTAGGTGTATCTAAGAAGAagaattaa